Proteins encoded in a region of the Paramagnetospirillum magneticum AMB-1 genome:
- the rplV gene encoding 50S ribosomal protein L22, which yields MGKKPADRVLADTEAKAFLASIRTSPRKLNLVAESIRGLKADVALNALTFSKRRIAVEVRKVLQSAIANAENNHQLDVDRLYVAEAFVGKAMVMKRWKARARGRVGRIEKPFSNLTVIVRERAEAAGE from the coding sequence ATGGGCAAGAAACCCGCAGATAGGGTCCTGGCGGACACTGAGGCCAAGGCGTTCCTGGCTTCCATCCGCACCAGCCCGCGCAAGCTCAACCTGGTTGCCGAAAGCATCCGTGGTCTCAAGGCCGACGTGGCTCTGAATGCTCTGACCTTCTCCAAGCGGCGTATCGCCGTCGAGGTGAGGAAGGTGCTGCAGTCCGCCATCGCCAATGCCGAGAACAACCACCAGCTGGACGTGGATCGCCTCTACGTGGCCGAAGCCTTCGTGGGCAAGGCCATGGTGATGAAGCGTTGGAAGGCGCGCGCCCGTGGCCGCGTCGGCCGCATCGAAAAGCCGTTCAGCAATCTGACCGTCATCGTGCGCGAACGCGCCGAAGCGGCGGGGGAGTAA
- the rpsS gene encoding 30S ribosomal protein S19: MARSVWKGPFLDGYMLGKADKARASGRNEVIKIWSRRSTILPQFVGLTFGVYNGQKFIPVLVTENMIGHKFGEFSPTRTFYGHAVDKKAKRK; the protein is encoded by the coding sequence ATGGCTCGTTCCGTTTGGAAAGGCCCCTTCCTCGACGGCTACATGCTGGGAAAGGCCGACAAGGCCCGCGCCAGCGGCCGCAACGAGGTCATCAAGATCTGGTCGCGTCGTTCGACCATCCTGCCGCAGTTCGTCGGGCTGACCTTTGGCGTCTACAATGGCCAGAAGTTCATCCCCGTGCTGGTGACCGAGAACATGATCGGCCACAAGTTCGGTGAATTCTCGCCGACCCGCACGTTCTACGGCCACGCGGTCGACAAGAAGGCGAAGAGGAAGTAA